Proteins co-encoded in one Leucobacter exalbidus genomic window:
- a CDS encoding sugar phosphate isomerase/epimerase family protein yields MKLGVYNAILHDRSLPEAIEVIKNLGLSGIELNSGGFLPAHHIPTFDDILVSDTARDDFLELFEGTGVSIAGLNANGNPLHPNRAIGDAHAADVRRSIQLANRLGQDRVVTMSGLPGGEASASVTNWVVNAWNSAALDVLDYQWDVATKFWREMDGFAAEHGVKVALELHPQNLVFNSADVHKLIELTGATHVGVELDASHLFWQQMDPVAVVRHLGELVFHAAAKDVRVNPEWASINGVLDNSFRRLAPEEPRTNLGGDEWANEWPKNSAWDFVALGRGHDTAFWTEFLRALHEVDPEMWVNIEHEDVSLGRIEGLEVAAQVLRAANAAL; encoded by the coding sequence CGGGCGGCTTTCTGCCCGCCCACCACATCCCCACCTTTGACGACATTCTCGTCTCAGATACTGCCCGCGACGACTTTCTCGAACTCTTCGAGGGCACGGGCGTCAGCATTGCCGGCCTCAACGCGAACGGCAACCCGCTGCACCCCAACCGTGCGATCGGCGATGCGCACGCTGCTGACGTGCGCCGTTCGATTCAGCTCGCCAACCGGCTCGGGCAAGATCGCGTGGTCACGATGTCGGGGCTGCCCGGCGGCGAGGCCAGCGCCAGCGTCACCAACTGGGTGGTCAACGCCTGGAACTCGGCGGCGCTTGACGTGCTCGACTACCAGTGGGATGTCGCGACCAAGTTTTGGCGCGAGATGGATGGCTTCGCGGCCGAGCACGGCGTGAAGGTGGCGCTCGAGCTGCACCCGCAGAACCTGGTGTTCAATTCGGCTGACGTGCACAAGCTCATTGAGCTCACGGGCGCCACGCACGTGGGCGTTGAGCTCGACGCGTCGCACCTGTTCTGGCAGCAGATGGATCCTGTGGCCGTGGTGCGCCACCTGGGCGAGCTCGTGTTCCACGCGGCCGCCAAGGATGTGCGGGTGAACCCCGAGTGGGCCAGCATTAACGGCGTGCTCGACAACTCATTCCGTCGCCTCGCCCCCGAAGAGCCGCGCACCAACCTGGGCGGCGACGAGTGGGCCAACGAGTGGCCCAAGAATTCGGCGTGGGATTTCGTGGCGCTGGGCCGCGGCCACGACACCGCATTCTGGACCGAGTTCTTGCGGGCACTGCACGAGGTCGACCCCGAAATGTGGGTCAACATCGAGCACGAAGACGTTTCGCTCGGCCGCATCGAGGGCCTCGAGGTCGCCGCGCAGGTGCTGCGGGCGGCCAACGCGGCGCTGTAA
- the pnuC gene encoding nicotinamide riboside transporter PnuC, with translation MHCLIEAFNSQWVLPGGQTLLVREVVGNVFGLASAFGGMRRKIWAWPVGIVGNLLLLTVFLGSIISPDHELPNLLGQAGRQVMFIAVAVFGWVRWRQASSNGGQVTPRWASNPTRIGLVLTLVLGTVALTPLFRALGSWDPVWADAWTFVGSLLATYGMAKGWTEFWLIWIAVDVVGVPLLFSTGYYATGFMYVFYGIFTAIGFVVWARAQSHSKPRIDNIMPDPRVSRATEPAE, from the coding sequence ATGCACTGCTTGATCGAAGCTTTTAATTCTCAGTGGGTGCTACCCGGCGGCCAAACACTGCTCGTGCGCGAAGTCGTCGGCAACGTGTTTGGGCTCGCGAGCGCATTCGGCGGCATGCGGCGCAAGATCTGGGCGTGGCCCGTCGGCATCGTGGGCAATCTGCTGCTGCTCACCGTGTTTCTGGGGTCGATCATTAGCCCGGATCACGAACTGCCGAACCTTCTCGGCCAGGCTGGCCGACAGGTCATGTTTATCGCTGTTGCCGTGTTTGGTTGGGTGCGGTGGCGCCAGGCCAGCAGCAACGGCGGGCAGGTGACGCCCCGCTGGGCCTCAAATCCCACCCGCATTGGCCTCGTGCTGACGCTCGTGCTCGGCACGGTCGCACTCACGCCGCTGTTTCGCGCGCTGGGTTCGTGGGATCCTGTGTGGGCCGATGCGTGGACATTTGTCGGGTCGCTGCTGGCCACCTACGGCATGGCGAAGGGCTGGACCGAGTTCTGGCTGATCTGGATCGCCGTCGACGTAGTCGGGGTGCCGCTGTTGTTTAGCACCGGCTACTACGCGACCGGGTTTATGTACGTCTTCTACGGCATCTTTACCGCCATCGGCTTTGTGGTGTGGGCCCGGGCCCAGTCGCACAGTAAGCCGCGCATCGACAACATCATGCCCGACCCGCGCGTGAGCCGGGCCACAGAGCCCGCTGAGTAG
- a CDS encoding sugar porter family MFS transporter yields the protein MSVHSAQATAKLPPLTDGPHRKRLGTVALVATFGGLLFGYDTGVANGAERPLQAEMGFNSLQIGIVISALVFAAAVGAMVCGRLADKIGRRPTIIVLSTLFFLGTILVITSPGGPEHGTHTTIGYSMLILGRITLGLAVGGASAVVPVYLSEMAPYEIRGSLSGRNELMIVIGQLAAFVVNAIIAALWGHEDGVWRIMFAVCAVPAIFLFFGMLRMPESPRWLIEKGRDAEALAVLNTVRSKDRAEAEFADIQAGTAQDRVAARGQLGLKAVLKNRNLLMILLVACGLGVAQQFTGVNAIMYYGQRMLAEAGFSEDMIGWVNIAPGIIAVIGGIIAVIYMDRINRRTNFLWGYGMTALSHVLIAVAMMALFPVGNPARPWVFLVLIVVMIGSIQLFLNIATWVYLSEVFPQHMRGVGMGLSVCVLWVTNGIVATFVPTIVGAVGMGLFVIFAIVNVISFFFILKFVPETRGRTLEELDSDITTGAIYVPRKG from the coding sequence ATGTCCGTCCATTCAGCGCAAGCAACTGCAAAGTTGCCACCCCTCACGGACGGGCCGCATCGCAAAAGGCTCGGAACGGTTGCTCTTGTAGCAACCTTCGGTGGACTGCTGTTTGGTTACGACACCGGCGTAGCCAATGGTGCTGAGCGGCCACTGCAAGCCGAAATGGGCTTCAACTCGCTGCAGATCGGCATCGTGATCAGCGCGCTCGTTTTCGCAGCCGCTGTGGGTGCCATGGTGTGTGGCCGCCTCGCCGACAAGATCGGCCGCCGCCCCACGATCATCGTGCTCTCGACGCTATTCTTCCTCGGCACGATCCTCGTTATCACCTCACCGGGCGGCCCCGAGCACGGCACCCACACCACCATCGGTTACTCGATGCTGATCCTTGGGCGCATCACGCTCGGTCTCGCGGTCGGCGGCGCCTCGGCGGTCGTGCCCGTCTACCTGTCAGAGATGGCACCCTACGAAATTCGCGGCTCGCTCTCGGGCCGCAACGAGCTGATGATCGTCATCGGCCAGCTCGCAGCCTTCGTGGTCAACGCGATTATCGCGGCACTCTGGGGCCACGAAGATGGCGTGTGGCGCATCATGTTCGCCGTGTGTGCCGTGCCCGCTATCTTCCTATTCTTCGGCATGCTGCGCATGCCCGAGTCACCCCGCTGGCTGATCGAAAAGGGACGCGATGCAGAGGCCCTCGCCGTACTCAATACCGTGCGTTCGAAGGATCGCGCTGAAGCCGAGTTCGCCGACATTCAGGCCGGTACCGCTCAGGATCGAGTAGCCGCTCGTGGCCAGCTCGGCCTCAAGGCCGTGCTGAAGAACCGCAACCTGCTCATGATTTTGCTCGTCGCCTGCGGCCTGGGCGTCGCCCAGCAGTTCACCGGCGTCAACGCCATCATGTACTACGGCCAGCGCATGCTCGCCGAGGCCGGCTTCAGCGAGGACATGATCGGCTGGGTCAACATCGCCCCCGGCATCATCGCCGTCATTGGCGGCATCATCGCCGTGATCTACATGGACCGCATCAACCGCCGCACCAACTTCCTCTGGGGCTACGGTATGACCGCGCTGTCGCACGTGCTGATCGCCGTCGCGATGATGGCCCTGTTCCCCGTGGGCAACCCCGCCCGACCCTGGGTGTTCCTGGTGCTGATCGTCGTAATGATCGGCTCGATCCAGCTGTTCCTCAACATCGCGACCTGGGTGTATCTGTCTGAGGTATTCCCGCAGCACATGCGCGGCGTGGGCATGGGCCTGTCGGTGTGCGTGCTCTGGGTCACCAACGGTATCGTCGCCACCTTCGTGCCGACCATTGTTGGCGCGGTGGGTATGGGCCTCTTCGTGATCTTCGCCATCGTCAACGTGATCTCGTTCTTCTTCATCTTGAAGTTCGTGCCCGAGACGCGCGGTCGCACCCTCGAAGAGCTCGACTCAGACATCACAACGGGCGCGATCTACGTGCCCCGCAAGGGCTAG